In one window of Corynebacterium mycetoides DNA:
- a CDS encoding MaoC family dehydratase has product MSEYTVLNKVPDLDKVMNQIKVGMLPVVGTTHVADADPTSRTEVRGVTVDVDKLAAYTSATGLRLGNELPPTYFFVVAFPIVMDLMARKDFPFAPTGAVHIANEISQKRPLRVDETYTVRARGERLRPHRKGLLIDMVTEVFAEGDESGEPVWTQVSTFLGQGQKFAKSAPVALTTRGVDDGRRLGTPELPDVAANGHFKVTGETVSNYVDASGDKNPIHTSTLGAKVFGFPGIIAHGMYSAAAALRFLEGKLGGALTYRVEFYKPVVVPTRVAEWVVPEGDNAVNLQLRSTSKPDKVHLNARVEYL; this is encoded by the coding sequence ATGAGCGAGTACACAGTCCTTAATAAGGTGCCCGATCTGGATAAGGTGATGAACCAGATCAAGGTCGGCATGCTGCCCGTCGTGGGCACCACGCACGTCGCCGACGCCGACCCGACGTCGCGGACGGAGGTCCGGGGCGTGACGGTGGACGTCGACAAGCTTGCCGCGTACACCAGCGCGACCGGCCTGCGCCTGGGCAACGAGCTCCCGCCGACGTACTTCTTCGTGGTGGCCTTCCCCATCGTCATGGATCTCATGGCGCGCAAGGACTTCCCTTTCGCCCCCACCGGCGCGGTGCACATCGCCAACGAGATTTCCCAGAAGCGCCCGCTGCGCGTGGACGAGACCTACACCGTGCGCGCCCGCGGCGAGCGCCTGCGCCCGCACCGCAAGGGCCTGCTCATTGACATGGTCACCGAGGTCTTCGCGGAAGGGGACGAGTCCGGCGAGCCGGTGTGGACGCAGGTGTCCACCTTCCTCGGCCAGGGCCAGAAGTTCGCGAAAAGCGCGCCGGTGGCCCTGACCACCCGCGGCGTTGACGACGGTCGGCGCCTCGGCACCCCCGAGCTGCCGGACGTCGCCGCCAACGGCCATTTCAAGGTCACGGGCGAGACGGTGAGCAACTACGTGGACGCCTCAGGCGACAAGAACCCGATCCACACCTCCACCCTCGGGGCGAAGGTGTTCGGCTTCCCGGGCATCATCGCCCACGGTATGTACTCCGCAGCCGCGGCCCTGCGATTCCTAGAGGGCAAGCTCGGCGGGGCGCTGACATACCGCGTGGAGTTCTACAAGCCCGTGGTCGTTCCCACCCGCGTGGCGGAATGGGTCGTGCCGGAGGGCGATAACGCCGTCAACCTCCAGCTGCGCAGCACCTCCAAACCGGACAAGGTGCACCTCAACGCGCGCGTCGAGTACCTGTAG
- the glnA gene encoding type I glutamate--ammonia ligase, producing MAFDNIEDVTKFIADEDVEFVDVRFTDVPGTEHHFSIPASMFDEDVVAEGLAFDGSSIRGFTTIEESDMVLMPDLATAKLDPFRAAKTLNVKFFVNDPFTHEAFSRDPRNVARKAEEYLNSTGIADTCFFGAEAEFYLFDSIRYEVEGHTQFFEIDSEEGWWNRGAETELDGSPNLGYKNRVKGGYFPVPPYDKTVDVRDAMTQNLANAGFKIERFHREVGNGGQQEINYKFNTMLHAADDLQDFKYIVKNTAVQFGKTATFMPKPLAGDNGSGMHAHQSLWKDGEPLFYDESGYGGLSDIARYYIGGILEHAGAVLAFTNPTLNSYHRLVPGFEAPINLVYSQRNRSAAIRIPITGTNPKAKRIEFRAPDPSGNPYLGFAAMMMAGLDGIKNRIEPHAPVDKDLYELPPEEAKEIPQAPTSLEAALVALEHDHDFLTEGDVFTEDLIETYIKLKYDREITPARLRPTPLEFEMYFDC from the coding sequence ATGGCCTTCGACAACATCGAGGACGTCACAAAATTCATCGCCGATGAAGACGTCGAATTCGTCGACGTCCGCTTTACCGACGTCCCCGGGACCGAGCACCATTTCTCCATCCCGGCGTCCATGTTCGACGAGGATGTGGTTGCGGAAGGCTTGGCTTTCGACGGCTCCTCCATCCGGGGTTTTACCACCATCGAGGAGTCAGACATGGTGCTCATGCCGGACCTGGCCACCGCGAAGCTCGACCCCTTCCGCGCGGCGAAGACGCTGAACGTGAAGTTCTTCGTCAACGACCCGTTCACCCACGAGGCGTTCTCCCGCGACCCGCGCAACGTCGCCCGCAAGGCGGAGGAGTACTTGAACTCCACCGGCATCGCCGACACCTGCTTCTTCGGCGCCGAGGCCGAGTTCTACCTCTTCGACTCCATCCGCTACGAAGTCGAGGGCCACACCCAGTTCTTCGAGATCGACTCCGAGGAGGGCTGGTGGAACCGCGGCGCCGAAACGGAGCTCGACGGCTCCCCGAACCTGGGCTACAAGAACCGCGTCAAGGGCGGCTACTTCCCCGTCCCGCCGTACGACAAGACTGTCGACGTCCGCGACGCCATGACCCAGAACCTGGCCAACGCCGGGTTCAAGATCGAGCGCTTCCACCGCGAGGTGGGCAACGGCGGCCAGCAGGAGATCAACTACAAGTTCAACACCATGCTGCACGCCGCCGACGACCTGCAGGACTTCAAATACATTGTGAAGAACACCGCCGTGCAGTTCGGCAAGACCGCGACCTTCATGCCGAAGCCGCTGGCGGGTGACAACGGTTCGGGCATGCACGCCCACCAGTCCCTGTGGAAGGACGGCGAGCCGCTGTTCTACGACGAGTCCGGCTACGGCGGCCTATCCGACATCGCCCGCTACTACATCGGCGGCATCCTCGAGCACGCAGGTGCCGTCCTGGCGTTTACCAACCCGACGCTGAACTCCTACCACCGCCTCGTACCGGGCTTCGAAGCTCCGATCAACCTGGTGTACTCCCAGCGCAACCGCTCCGCCGCCATCCGCATCCCGATTACCGGCACCAACCCGAAGGCCAAGCGCATCGAGTTCCGCGCCCCGGACCCCTCGGGCAACCCGTATCTCGGCTTCGCCGCGATGATGATGGCGGGGCTCGACGGCATCAAGAACCGCATCGAGCCGCACGCCCCGGTGGACAAGGACCTCTACGAGCTCCCGCCGGAGGAGGCCAAGGAAATTCCGCAGGCCCCGACCTCGCTGGAGGCCGCTCTGGTGGCGCTGGAGCACGACCACGACTTCCTCACCGAAGGCGACGTGTTCACCGAGGACCTGATCGAGACCTACATCAAGCTCAAGTACGACCGGGAGATCACCCCGGCTCGCCTGCGCCCGACGCCGCTCGAGTTCGAGATGTACTTCGACTGCTAG
- a CDS encoding glycoside hydrolase family 25 protein → MRFGVDVSEHQDGLSLAAAGVSFAVLRTTDGTYRDKVFASHLDGARAAGIAVETYHLLRNPSEGTTVAEQVDAALAVLGDFRAPMWLDCETPAGLSLDDVWLAHSLFTSAGVPVAGVYTSRRWWRRRMCGADTSPFGALWIAEYGADTGEFPGEDSWPAAVGRQRPVMWQYTSRGRVANYPSDVDLNARLE, encoded by the coding sequence ATGCGCTTCGGCGTCGACGTCTCCGAGCACCAGGACGGGCTCTCGCTCGCCGCCGCCGGCGTCTCCTTCGCCGTGCTGCGCACCACCGACGGGACCTACCGCGACAAGGTGTTCGCCTCGCACCTGGACGGCGCGCGCGCTGCCGGCATCGCCGTGGAAACCTACCACTTACTGCGCAACCCCTCGGAGGGCACGACTGTGGCCGAGCAGGTCGACGCCGCCCTCGCGGTGCTCGGCGACTTCCGCGCGCCCATGTGGCTCGACTGTGAGACACCCGCGGGCCTGTCGCTTGACGACGTCTGGCTGGCGCACTCCCTGTTCACGTCAGCAGGAGTGCCGGTGGCGGGGGTGTACACGTCCCGGCGCTGGTGGCGGCGGCGCATGTGCGGGGCGGACACCAGCCCCTTCGGCGCGCTGTGGATCGCCGAGTACGGCGCGGACACGGGGGAGTTCCCGGGCGAGGACTCCTGGCCCGCCGCCGTGGGCCGCCAGAGGCCCGTGATGTGGCAGTACACATCCCGCGGGCGCGTCGCCAACTACCCGTCCGATGTCGATCTGAATGCGCGCCTAGAGTAA
- a CDS encoding MFS transporter: MSSDHPHERVTAKALTVWLAAVAVYVVAITGRTSFGVAGLDAMERFDVDASRIAVFTSVQVGVYALAQIPVGMLIDRRGPRFMLVAGALVMAAGQVLLGVTQSYAVAIVARVLIGAGDATAFLSALRLLPFWFPLRRTPLFTQLTAALGQLGQFVSALPFLALLHAKGWTTAFVSLGAVGVLVALAAFVAVADTPEQSAQPAQRASETTRMPVRTILSTVLRSPLCWEAFAIHGLGMFFVVNFTLLWGMPLMIQGMGLTPAQASTVLTVFTVSTVVGGPFLAPLSARAGADRDLVAAAIASVHFAAWVVFFASVSPRGLGAMLAIAVIMGVATPVSNFGFDSVRERLPRDIVATGTGLGNMGGFTTGMVSAQLVGVLLDASSGSAAYTWGDFRFAWTSVFAIWFLLLAGMFAARSRVRRGGAGGVRIVDAG, encoded by the coding sequence ATGAGCTCTGATCACCCCCACGAACGAGTAACCGCCAAAGCACTGACCGTCTGGCTCGCGGCGGTGGCCGTCTACGTGGTGGCGATCACGGGCCGGACGTCGTTCGGCGTCGCGGGGTTAGATGCCATGGAGCGTTTCGACGTCGACGCCTCACGCATCGCCGTCTTCACCTCCGTGCAGGTGGGCGTCTACGCGCTCGCACAGATCCCCGTGGGGATGCTCATTGACCGCCGCGGGCCGCGGTTCATGCTCGTCGCCGGCGCCCTCGTCATGGCCGCCGGCCAGGTGCTGCTGGGTGTCACGCAGTCCTACGCCGTGGCTATCGTCGCCCGGGTGCTCATCGGGGCGGGTGACGCCACGGCGTTCCTCTCGGCCCTGCGCCTTCTGCCGTTCTGGTTCCCGCTGCGCCGCACGCCCCTGTTTACCCAGCTCACGGCCGCGCTCGGCCAGCTGGGCCAGTTCGTTTCGGCGCTACCGTTCCTCGCGCTGCTCCACGCGAAGGGCTGGACCACCGCGTTCGTCTCGCTCGGCGCGGTGGGCGTGCTCGTGGCGCTGGCGGCGTTCGTGGCCGTGGCCGACACGCCCGAGCAATCCGCGCAGCCTGCCCAGCGTGCATCCGAGACCACCCGCATGCCCGTGAGAACGATCCTGTCCACCGTGCTGCGCTCCCCGCTGTGCTGGGAGGCGTTCGCCATCCACGGCCTGGGCATGTTCTTCGTGGTCAACTTCACGCTGCTGTGGGGCATGCCGCTGATGATCCAGGGGATGGGGCTCACGCCCGCGCAGGCGAGCACGGTGCTCACCGTATTCACCGTGTCCACCGTGGTGGGCGGGCCGTTCCTCGCCCCGCTCTCCGCCCGCGCCGGCGCCGACCGCGACCTCGTCGCCGCCGCCATCGCCTCCGTCCACTTCGCCGCCTGGGTCGTGTTTTTCGCCTCTGTTTCCCCGCGCGGTCTCGGCGCGATGCTGGCCATCGCCGTGATCATGGGCGTGGCCACGCCCGTGTCTAACTTCGGGTTCGACAGCGTCCGCGAGCGCCTGCCGCGCGACATCGTCGCCACGGGCACGGGCCTGGGCAACATGGGCGGCTTTACCACCGGCATGGTCTCGGCGCAGCTCGTGGGCGTGCTTCTCGACGCCTCCTCCGGCAGCGCCGCCTACACCTGGGGCGACTTCCGCTTCGCGTGGACCTCCGTCTTCGCGATCTGGTTCCTGCTGCTCGCCGGCATGTTCGCCGCGCGTTCCCGCGTGCGGCGCGGGGGCGCGGGCGGCGTGCGCATCGTCGACGCCGGCTAG
- a CDS encoding RDD family protein: MADSPGFPGQSLGLPSSGAGAQASVARRAGAVTIDWFLCWALAAFIRFNTDALGDTATLTYLLWLILGIVCGWLFARTPGMMALGMGVARVDLPGQRVGFWRAAVRTILTGFILPAAMVDADGRGLHDRATGTTVILS, from the coding sequence ATGGCAGATTCTCCAGGTTTCCCGGGACAGTCCCTCGGCCTACCCAGCTCAGGCGCGGGGGCGCAGGCTTCGGTCGCGCGCCGCGCTGGGGCCGTGACCATCGATTGGTTCCTGTGCTGGGCGTTAGCGGCGTTTATCCGCTTCAACACCGACGCGCTGGGCGACACCGCCACGCTCACCTACCTCCTCTGGCTGATCCTCGGCATCGTCTGCGGCTGGCTGTTCGCGCGCACCCCGGGCATGATGGCGCTGGGCATGGGGGTCGCGCGTGTCGACCTCCCGGGGCAGCGCGTCGGCTTCTGGCGCGCCGCCGTGCGCACGATCCTCACGGGATTCATCCTCCCGGCGGCGATGGTGGATGCCGACGGGCGGGGGCTGCACGACCGCGCCACCGGCACGACCGTGATCCTCAGCTAG
- a CDS encoding S1 family peptidase: MSIPANKGAGRHRAPARPTRSTDSAHTAGVGLGAWTAVLVVAVFTVAVIVWAGLGASSVPTATVQERQALEAVQTPGQGGAVPPPVAEEVGAANNIVSVPSFALWAPGTLIQSTNHYPRPGESFTAQSCTVAFSFSNAEGRNFAVTAGHCGREGDLVWPTTAATAQDYSREAGHFTLLRPLQPGGA; the protein is encoded by the coding sequence TTGAGCATTCCAGCGAACAAGGGTGCGGGACGCCACCGGGCGCCCGCCCGCCCCACCCGAAGCACCGACAGCGCACACACCGCTGGGGTGGGGCTGGGCGCGTGGACCGCGGTGCTCGTCGTCGCCGTATTTACCGTGGCCGTCATCGTGTGGGCGGGGCTGGGCGCCTCCAGCGTCCCGACGGCAACCGTGCAGGAGCGCCAGGCGCTCGAGGCGGTCCAGACCCCCGGGCAGGGCGGGGCAGTCCCCCCGCCGGTCGCGGAGGAGGTCGGCGCGGCGAACAACATCGTCAGCGTTCCCAGCTTCGCACTGTGGGCGCCCGGCACCTTGATCCAGTCGACCAACCACTACCCGCGGCCGGGCGAATCCTTTACCGCCCAATCCTGCACCGTCGCGTTTTCCTTCAGCAACGCCGAGGGCCGCAACTTCGCCGTCACCGCGGGGCACTGCGGGCGCGAGGGCGACCTCGTCTGGCCCACCACAGCGGCCACGGCGCAGGACTACTCGCGCGAGGCCGGCCACTTCACTCTACTCAGGCCTCTACAGCCCGGGGGCGCCTGA
- a CDS encoding trypsin-like serine protease, which translates to MDVAIIEITDPDRYMSLVGAPIETGIAESLADPAGPDDRICKTGGTTGYTCGQFRETGRVQIITTDSDATRETKGDIAAVCAAKGDSGGPVFQDVNGRATIIGVVSGTEAGRSAEECYEGMDNPRLMSYSNVDQTMQVINSVVPDAQFELRSW; encoded by the coding sequence ATCGACGTCGCCATCATCGAGATCACGGATCCGGACCGCTACATGTCCCTTGTCGGGGCGCCCATTGAGACGGGGATCGCCGAAAGCCTCGCCGACCCCGCCGGCCCGGACGACCGCATCTGCAAAACCGGCGGCACGACCGGCTACACCTGCGGGCAGTTCCGTGAGACGGGGCGCGTGCAGATCATCACCACCGACTCCGATGCGACGCGGGAGACAAAGGGCGATATCGCCGCGGTGTGCGCCGCGAAGGGGGACTCCGGCGGGCCGGTGTTCCAGGACGTCAACGGGCGCGCCACCATTATCGGGGTCGTCTCCGGCACGGAGGCGGGGCGCTCCGCCGAGGAGTGCTACGAGGGCATGGACAACCCGCGGCTGATGTCGTATTCCAACGTCGACCAGACGATGCAGGTAATCAACTCGGTGGTGCCCGACGCGCAGTTCGAGCTGCGCAGCTGGTAG
- a CDS encoding 2-dehydropantoate 2-reductase, with translation MNILFVGAGGVGGYFGGLLAAAGENVGFIARGETLAALRERGLRLTSPEGERTVTNFHAGETAAEVADLMGGVDVVIVATKALPGNETFADIQTLRDVPIVTTHNSVEVHFDAADLFGAERVLAGVVRGYMTRTGPAEITLNPGPLSLRFGLLPGVVDTPAAAPQLVGALKNAGIGSRYYGEDGAVLTDVWMKAMFVATTGVLGAVAGKPMGYLRTELRPQLRGLMEEVAAAGRALGVDLKDDAVEINLAFCDSQYPEATSSMHRDIAAGLPNELDAQVGALRRMAQRGGVETPLLDMVHALALTR, from the coding sequence ATGAACATTCTTTTTGTCGGCGCCGGTGGCGTGGGTGGATACTTCGGCGGTTTGCTGGCCGCCGCGGGTGAGAACGTCGGGTTTATCGCGCGCGGGGAGACTCTCGCCGCGCTGCGCGAGCGCGGGCTGCGGCTGACAAGCCCGGAGGGCGAGCGCACGGTGACGAACTTTCATGCGGGGGAGACCGCAGCGGAGGTCGCGGACCTCATGGGCGGGGTCGACGTGGTGATCGTGGCCACGAAGGCGCTGCCGGGCAACGAGACGTTCGCGGACATCCAGACGCTGCGCGACGTGCCCATCGTGACCACGCACAATTCGGTGGAGGTGCACTTCGACGCCGCGGACCTCTTCGGCGCCGAGCGCGTGCTGGCCGGCGTGGTGCGCGGGTACATGACGCGCACCGGCCCGGCCGAGATCACACTGAACCCAGGGCCGCTGTCGCTGAGATTCGGGCTGCTGCCCGGGGTCGTCGATACGCCGGCTGCCGCGCCGCAGCTTGTCGGCGCCCTCAAGAACGCCGGGATCGGGTCGCGATACTACGGCGAGGACGGCGCCGTTCTAACCGACGTGTGGATGAAGGCGATGTTCGTGGCCACCACCGGCGTTCTCGGCGCGGTGGCGGGAAAGCCGATGGGCTACCTGCGCACCGAGCTGCGCCCGCAGCTGCGCGGACTGATGGAGGAAGTCGCCGCCGCCGGCCGCGCGCTCGGAGTGGACCTGAAGGACGACGCCGTGGAGATCAATTTGGCGTTCTGCGACTCGCAGTACCCGGAGGCGACGAGCTCCATGCACCGCGACATCGCCGCCGGCCTGCCCAATGAGCTGGACGCGCAGGTCGGCGCGCTGCGGCGCATGGCCCAGCGCGGCGGGGTGGAAACGCCTTTGCTGGACATGGTCCACGCGCTGGCGCTGACGCGCTAG
- a CDS encoding 3-oxoacyl-ACP reductase has translation MAKKGFLEKLINSPLAAKAGVPQGYPLRRYTPGEPLLHAPVVVGGNGRLVDALTRTLEGPYKLLKMEADSPRAGIVFDATGLTRPEDLHELHSFFHPQLKKVADNARLVVIGTTPELIDDTDARIAARALEGFTRSLAKEMRKAATVQLVYVDPAITSENFDRVESTLRFLLSGKSAYVDGQVLRVTDAPVQAPADWEKPLAGRIAVVTGAARGIGAVIAETLARDGASVICVDVPQAGEGLTKTANKVKGTALPLDVTDPAAADKLAQHAQERYGTKIDVLVHNAGVTRDKLLVNMDENRWNMVQNINLVAPVRITEKLLEADALGANPAVIGVSSTSGIAGNRGQTNYGTTKAGVIGFVDSLKDRLAELGGNVNAVAPGFIETDMTAAMPTGPREIGRRLNSLQQGGQPRDVAEAVAFFAATSSTSVNGNTLRVCGQSMLGA, from the coding sequence GTGGCCAAAAAGGGCTTTCTCGAAAAACTCATCAACTCCCCGCTCGCGGCCAAGGCCGGCGTACCCCAGGGCTACCCGCTGCGCCGCTACACGCCGGGCGAGCCGCTGCTGCACGCGCCCGTGGTCGTGGGCGGCAACGGGCGCCTTGTCGACGCCCTGACGCGCACCCTCGAGGGGCCCTACAAGCTCCTCAAGATGGAGGCAGACTCCCCGCGCGCCGGCATCGTCTTCGATGCCACCGGCCTCACCCGCCCGGAGGACCTCCACGAGCTGCACAGCTTCTTCCACCCGCAGCTGAAGAAGGTCGCCGACAACGCCCGCCTGGTTGTCATCGGCACCACGCCCGAGCTTATCGACGACACCGACGCACGCATCGCCGCTCGCGCGCTCGAAGGGTTCACCCGCTCGCTAGCCAAGGAGATGCGCAAGGCCGCCACGGTCCAGCTCGTCTACGTCGACCCGGCGATCACCTCCGAGAACTTCGATCGCGTGGAGTCCACCCTGCGCTTCCTGCTGTCCGGCAAGTCGGCCTACGTCGACGGCCAGGTGCTGCGCGTCACCGACGCGCCTGTGCAGGCCCCGGCCGACTGGGAGAAGCCCTTGGCCGGCCGCATCGCCGTGGTCACCGGCGCCGCTCGAGGCATCGGCGCCGTCATCGCCGAGACCCTGGCGCGCGATGGCGCCTCCGTGATCTGCGTGGACGTCCCGCAGGCCGGTGAGGGCCTGACCAAGACCGCGAACAAGGTCAAGGGCACCGCACTCCCCCTCGACGTCACCGACCCGGCCGCCGCCGACAAGCTGGCGCAGCACGCCCAAGAGCGCTACGGCACAAAGATCGACGTGCTCGTGCACAACGCCGGCGTGACCCGCGACAAGCTGCTGGTCAACATGGACGAGAACCGCTGGAACATGGTGCAAAACATTAACCTCGTGGCCCCGGTGCGCATCACCGAGAAGCTGCTCGAGGCCGACGCGCTCGGCGCGAACCCGGCCGTCATCGGCGTGTCTTCGACCTCCGGCATCGCGGGCAACCGCGGCCAGACCAACTACGGCACCACCAAGGCCGGCGTCATCGGCTTCGTCGACTCGCTGAAGGACCGCCTGGCCGAGCTCGGCGGCAACGTCAACGCTGTGGCCCCGGGCTTCATCGAGACCGACATGACCGCCGCGATGCCCACCGGCCCGCGCGAGATCGGCCGTCGCCTCAACTCCCTGCAGCAGGGCGGCCAGCCCCGCGACGTCGCCGAGGCCGTGGCGTTCTTCGCCGCCACCTCGTCGACCTCCGTCAACGGCAACACGCTGCGCGTGTGCGGCCAGAGCATGCTGGGGGCCTAA
- a CDS encoding NUDIX hydrolase, which translates to MPIPDFIVRTRAKIGTDLMWLPSVTAIVLRDSATDSAWAVPDVLLVKRADNGQWTPVTGICDPGEEPHHAAEREVLEETGVAATTAALLGVGAVGPITHANGDEASYMSVQLRLEAAEPASVPVVGDDESVDVGWFPISTMPVTDPKWRLAIADAASQRRHPSKFVPRLGLAKR; encoded by the coding sequence ATGCCGATTCCCGATTTCATCGTCCGCACCCGCGCCAAAATTGGCACCGACCTCATGTGGCTGCCGTCCGTCACGGCGATTGTGCTGCGTGATTCCGCGACCGATTCGGCGTGGGCGGTGCCCGACGTGCTGCTGGTCAAGCGGGCGGACAACGGGCAGTGGACGCCGGTGACCGGGATCTGCGACCCCGGCGAGGAGCCGCACCACGCCGCCGAGCGTGAAGTGCTGGAGGAGACCGGTGTGGCGGCGACGACCGCGGCGCTGCTCGGCGTCGGCGCGGTGGGCCCGATCACGCACGCCAACGGAGACGAGGCGTCCTACATGTCGGTGCAGCTGCGCCTCGAGGCGGCCGAACCTGCGAGCGTGCCTGTGGTGGGCGACGACGAATCGGTCGACGTGGGCTGGTTCCCGATCTCCACCATGCCCGTCACGGACCCGAAGTGGCGCCTGGCGATCGCGGACGCCGCCTCCCAGCGCCGCCACCCGTCGAAGTTCGTCCCGCGCCTCGGGCTGGCCAAGCGCTGA
- a CDS encoding DUF4191 domain-containing protein, with translation MADPKDKAAAKAAKQQERAAKRAKRKNTRSQIAQAFTMQRKRDKKLIPLMILCVLGMGLLFFLIGLLFNAEWFMLVTGLLLGAVLAMFVFSRRLEASMYDEVGDTPGAAAWTLENMRNTMGIVWLTKTAVAANTQMDTVHRVVGNPGVVLVGEGNANRLKPLMSREHKRVDKLLAGVPIHEVYVGDGEGQTAVRDLQKTLLKLPKNYKKDEVYSISAKLDAMDARTRPGQPAGLPGGPLPRGAQSMSGMNRRMRRMQERKGK, from the coding sequence ATGGCAGACCCGAAGGACAAGGCAGCCGCGAAGGCGGCGAAGCAACAGGAGCGCGCCGCGAAGCGCGCCAAGCGCAAGAACACCCGCAGCCAGATCGCGCAGGCGTTTACCATGCAGCGCAAGCGCGACAAAAAGCTGATCCCGCTGATGATTCTGTGCGTGCTCGGCATGGGGCTGCTGTTCTTCCTCATCGGCCTGCTGTTCAACGCCGAGTGGTTCATGCTGGTCACCGGCCTCCTCCTCGGCGCGGTGCTGGCAATGTTCGTGTTCTCCCGCCGCCTGGAGGCCTCGATGTACGACGAGGTGGGTGACACCCCGGGCGCGGCAGCGTGGACGCTGGAAAACATGCGCAATACGATGGGCATCGTCTGGCTTACCAAGACCGCCGTGGCCGCCAACACGCAGATGGACACCGTCCACCGCGTCGTGGGCAACCCCGGCGTGGTGCTCGTCGGCGAGGGCAACGCCAACAGGCTCAAGCCGCTCATGTCCAGGGAGCACAAGCGGGTGGACAAGCTTTTGGCCGGCGTGCCCATCCACGAGGTCTACGTCGGCGACGGCGAGGGCCAGACCGCCGTGCGCGACCTGCAAAAGACCCTGCTCAAGCTGCCGAAGAACTACAAGAAGGACGAGGTGTACTCCATCTCGGCCAAGCTCGACGCGATGGATGCGCGCACACGCCCCGGCCAGCCCGCCGGCCTGCCGGGCGGCCCGCTACCCCGCGGCGCCCAGTCCATGTCCGGCATGAACCGGCGGATGCGGCGCATGCAGGAGCGCAAGGGCAAGTAA
- the thrC gene encoding threonine synthase, whose amino-acid sequence MDYISTRDAKAAPAKFTDILLSGLAPDGGLYLPAVYPRITPELLDAWRTLLGERGYAALAADVIALFVDDIPPAQIEEITARAYRTPVFSTEEIVPVTKLDDSLYIAHLSEGPTAAFKDIAMQLLGELFEFELGRRGEEINILGATSGDTGSSAEYAMRGRDNIRVFMLTPAGRMTAFQQAQMFGLDDPNIFNIALDGVFDDCQDVVKEVSADTAFKTKYRIGAVNSINWARLLAQTVYYISTYLRVTSSNDEKISFSVPTGNFGDVCAGHVVKQMGLPVDKLIVATNENDVLHEFFTGGDYRPRSAAQTHATSSPSMDISRASNFERFIFDATGRDAHLTSELFAVKAKEGGFSTDDLGDPECMDRIREDFGFLSGKSTHADRLATIKDTHERYGYLLDPHTADGMFVARGVAEQVDSPIVVMETALPVKFSETITEALGSAPEVPERFAHVVDAERHVVDLPNDADAVKDFIIQSIQSTGV is encoded by the coding sequence GTGGATTACATTTCGACGCGCGACGCAAAGGCGGCCCCCGCCAAATTCACCGACATCCTGCTTTCGGGCCTCGCGCCCGACGGGGGTCTGTACCTGCCCGCCGTCTATCCGCGGATTACGCCCGAGCTTCTCGACGCCTGGCGCACGCTCCTGGGCGAGCGCGGCTACGCCGCCCTCGCCGCGGACGTGATCGCACTCTTCGTCGATGACATCCCGCCCGCCCAGATCGAGGAGATCACGGCGCGCGCCTACCGCACCCCGGTGTTTTCCACCGAGGAGATCGTGCCGGTGACCAAGCTGGATGACTCGCTCTACATCGCCCACCTCTCCGAGGGGCCGACCGCGGCGTTCAAGGACATCGCGATGCAGCTGCTCGGCGAGCTCTTCGAGTTCGAGCTGGGCCGGCGCGGCGAGGAGATCAACATCCTCGGCGCCACCTCGGGCGACACCGGGTCCTCGGCCGAGTACGCGATGCGCGGCCGCGACAACATCCGCGTGTTCATGCTCACCCCGGCGGGCCGGATGACCGCCTTCCAGCAGGCCCAGATGTTCGGCCTCGACGACCCGAACATCTTCAACATTGCCCTCGACGGCGTCTTCGACGACTGCCAGGACGTGGTCAAGGAGGTCTCGGCGGACACCGCGTTTAAGACGAAATACCGCATCGGCGCCGTCAACTCCATCAACTGGGCGCGCCTGCTGGCGCAGACGGTGTACTACATCTCCACCTACCTGCGCGTGACCTCCTCCAACGACGAGAAGATCTCGTTTTCCGTGCCCACGGGCAACTTCGGCGACGTCTGCGCAGGGCACGTCGTCAAGCAAATGGGCCTGCCGGTGGACAAGCTCATCGTGGCCACCAACGAGAACGACGTGCTCCACGAGTTCTTCACCGGCGGCGACTACCGCCCGCGCTCCGCGGCGCAGACCCACGCCACGTCGAGCCCGTCCATGGACATCTCCCGCGCCTCCAACTTCGAGCGCTTCATTTTCGACGCCACCGGGCGCGACGCGCACCTGACCTCCGAGCTGTTTGCCGTCAAGGCGAAGGAGGGCGGGTTCTCCACCGACGACCTGGGGGACCCGGAGTGCATGGACCGCATCCGGGAGGACTTCGGGTTCCTCTCCGGTAAAAGCACCCACGCCGACCGGCTGGCGACGATTAAAGACACCCACGAGCGCTACGGTTACCTGCTCGACCCGCACACCGCCGACGGCATGTTCGTCGCCCGCGGCGTGGCAGAGCAGGTGGACAGCCCGATCGTGGTGATGGAAACCGCGCTGCCGGTGAAGTTCTCCGAGACGATCACGGAGGCCTTGGGCTCCGCGCCCGAGGTTCCGGAGCGCTTCGCGCACGTAGTGGACGCCGAACGCCACGTGGTGGACCTGCCCAACGACGCGGACGCAGTGAAGGACTTCATCATCCAGTCCATCCAGAGCACCGGTGTGTAG